TTCGTCAACTACTCAGTAGTACTATCAGACAGCAATGGTGTTCTTCAAGCCTTTGATGGACGGCGAGAAGAAGTATTCGCCTCCACGCGCCGTGATGAATGTAGGCATTGGGAGCACAGTCTGTTCTGCCAGAGGGTCGAGTCCGGACATCGCACGAGCTCCTTGGCCGATGAGTGGGTCCAAACTATTCAGAAACATAAATCGTCAATCTTTTCATTCGTAGTAAATGATATAATGTATTGTCATGGACATACCCTGGATCTTCTGGTTGGGTCTCAAACGGCGGGAATTTCGGTGCGTTGGCCCAGGCTGCACATTTTCAAAATCAGATCAAATGGACATTCACTGCATTCGCTCAGCGGAACCTACATTGTTGGAGGAactggaagccatttgtcaaacTGCTTTGGTAGCATACGAAGAGTAACCCGCGTCCATGCAGCGTCTTGGACAGCTTCTGCTCATCCTGCGATACTTCTGGGCCAAATTGGATTCCTCGTCGCATGATGCGCCTGCCTTCGATGGGAATAGGTGGACGAGGTGCTGGCGGGACTTCTAGGTCGTTTCGTGGATTCGTCTTTCGGACGTGAGCAGCGAATGGACAGCGGAGCTGGGAGTTGATCTCTccttggaagaagaaattgtTGTTCCTGGGTTTGCGTCGACCATTAGTCGATGTCCTGTATCTAGGACATGGACGTTGCTTACCTGGTAGGATCAGCTCCAAGGGCAGGGTCATCTTTGAAAGGAGCAAGGTCAATTGGAGCACCTAAAGGTAGACCCAGCAATTCGTTTAGTCGTTTATTGCTCGTAATCTCGGTAGCTTGATCAACGTACCGCTCTTCCATCTGCCCACCATCCTCGCTCCCAGCAACTCGCTTCCTTGTTCTGGCGTTAACGCGTTCCCATTTCCGTCCTTTTTGACGggattcttcttcaagaattGGTTGAACTCGGGTACGCTCTGGAAGAGGTAGCGGAAGGCAAGGAAGCTACCGTCCGTCGCCCAGTCAGCGCGCGGGTTGGACGCGGGATCGCCTGGGTGTCCTGTGAGGATCACACCGGGCTGAACAACTTTGGGACCTGGGTTGATGACCGTGTCGAAGCCGTCCACAACGGGGTTGGATATGCCGTCTTGGAAACCGAAACTGTTGAAAAATGAAATAGATTAATATCGACTTCAAGATCATCAATGCGACTGTTACTCACTGCTCATGGCCGTCTTCGTCGCCTGGTCGTACGTCGCCTCTGATAGTGGTGATTTCTTCAATGGACGCTGTGCTGGTACCTACTCTGAACAGCACGTCAATTTCATGCTTCTTCTTGTCGATGGATGTGTGGCTCTCTCCAGAAATTAGGATGAGCCCGTGGAGGTCACGCAAGAAGTCATCGTCCCAGTCAGGGTTGCCGTCGAGCTTGTTGGGGTCTCCGAGGTTGGTAACGGCATCTTTCTTCTGTCCAAGTGAGAAGGGGTCCGTTGGGCCGCCTTGGGCAAGAGTGCTGTCATCGACTCCGAGCTGTGCATTCGCCCAACATTAACAATATCTACCATCGTAGAGAGTCGAATCAAGCACTGACCTTGACGAACCCTGTATGCGAAAATGAGATGTTTACGCCATCCATGGGCACAAGACCAGGcaactttttcttcttgtggTCGGCTATCGCATCGCGGTCTTTCAGGACCTGCGCGACTGTCTTGATGAGTGGGATGAACTTCTTCAAGTCAGCTTTGAACTTCGCGACATCAAGAATGGCGAAAAAGATGTAATATTGTGTCTTTTTAGGGAGGCCACTCCTGTAAATATAGGATACATTAAAAGTGAGCATTTGTCGCAAGGAAATGCAGAAATGGAGCTTACAAAACGTCACCCTGAATGTTGTTAAGATCTAGTGCAGGAGGTGGTGTGGTAGTCATTCTGCTTCTGTGTTGTATGTGCGTCTGTATAAACGATATTGTCCTAATAGCTAATTAGAGCGGTTTTTATAGCAAACTCGGGCGATCTCAATGACAAGATCTGCATAATCAACAGCGCCTATTCGAACAGGAGCATGGAGTATGTAGTCCGTATATCAAGGACACTGACGGCTTATACCACATCCGTTCATTTCAACATATCTATTACATCCTGTGGGTCTGCGGATAAGCATTGGACACTGGTGGTTTTGCATCTATCCGACGCAGGCGGGTCATTCAGTCATGAATTACTGTTTATGTGTATCGCCGACGACGTTATGTTtatttttctcctttcaAGCTGATTGGCGTCTGGGGCTCCCCAACTTACCCGAGATTACTTTTTGAGGCACTGCTAAAGCGCCACACAAAACACGCGCCCATATGAGTGACGGACACCCATGGCCACTCTTCGTTCTCGAAGGTTAAAATTAGACAGTGTGATTATTATCAAGTGCTTGGATGAGATTATAGATCATTTCCCGACTAATGAATAAGACTGCGCAGGCTCTACCAATCCCTCCTCGGCCATTGATTCAGGACCTTGCATTCTTCTGCCATATCATCTTACATGTACCAAGTAGATGGTCGCCTTCTGAGGGCTTACACCTCCAGACCGCCCATAATGACTGTCGTGACAGATTCCTACCTGACTTCTGGGTAATGATTTGCTCATCCAATGAATTTTGCATTCTCAAATTTGCGTCGATAATCATAGCCTTCTATCCGCCATGACAGAAGATGACAGGCAAAGGTTTACCCGGATTCGTGTGCTTTCTCAGCGGCTTGTACTAAACCTAATGAGCAATCGTTCATTGTCAGGAATTCCATCCTGATTTTTCCAGTCTTGTAATGGCTTCAGCCTTGATGTTATATATGTACAGCTAATAGTATACTGATACCACCGACTCGCACTAGACATTGCCTACAACGTAGTAGTGCTGATTACAGTCAGTTTAAGCATCACCGTAGTAAGAGCGGTCTATATACATCTTTACCGCTGTATACTGGAATCAGGAGCACTAACTCTGAAGGAATTGTTTCCTACTATATACGCATTATGTACAATATAGGGATCTATATGGCTGTTCAAGTCAGCGCCGCATCAATACTTACAGACACCGATCGACCAGCTGCGGTGGAAGAACGGACTGAACCGACTAACGAATTCGAGTAGAGGAGTAAATCATTTGGCATATAACTTTGTGTCTCAGAGAAGAGCGCATTTTAAGATGCGCAGAATATAAGTGGCATAATTGCGTTACGCATATAACTGCCACTTGTTCATCTGGACGAGTTAACCCTGTCTAAGAATAGACATGCCAAGACCTTATTAGGCGCTTGCGCTTAATGTTCACCCATTGTCAATAGGTTTCGGCAGCAGGAACGTTCTTGGTGATGCAAGGTCATACTCTGCACTTTCTTCTTGCTTATTCCGATCCTGTGGTAATAAATTTTATATACATATGTGTACGTCTATCAATTCCTAAACTTCTCTAAATGTTTCCAGACTCAAAACATTCAAGCCCGAGACAATGCCTTTATTTGATGAAATTGTGTCTTCTTCGTAAGGACACCACGGAGTCCCATAATCCGTTAAGACATTCATGAGATATTATTGTCCTTGTAGTTGTTGATCTGCGGACTAATCTTTCGCAAAAATACTTCTAAATACTACAGTCTTGGCCCCAAAAACACGATAAAGATATGAGCGGACTCTGATTAGTCGTTTCATTTTGGTTCCCATCTCTTGTCCACtcaaaaaatgaagataTCTACGCCTCTAggcattttctttcttgcaCAATTTGCCTACGGCCATTGTAAGGAATTCCCTGGCAGCATCAATGGCCATTTTTTGACATGATCTGACATTGTAACATGCAATCAGATATCTTCGATACAATTTTATGGGACTCCCAAAGTTCGACTGCAGCCATTCGGAAACCGGCCGAGAATGCACCAGTTAAAAACTACACAGCATCGGAGATCACCTGTAACATCAATACATCGAAAGCTACCCAAACCATCGCCATTGCCGCGGGCAGTATGATAACCATGGCGCTAGGAGAGAATAAAACCATTTATCATCCCGGACCGATGTCTATTTACCTGGGCAAGGCACCTGGAAAAGTTGTTGACTGGGATGGAACAGGAAAGCGATGGTTCAAGGTGCGCGTGACAGGTATTATATTCGCTGTGTTCCGCCTGATTGTTGGTACATTAGATTGCTGAATGGGGCCCAACTTTGAATCCATTTGGATTTAATAATATACTCGGAAAAAGTAAATTCACTGTAAAGATTCCTAAAGAGGTCCCTTCTGGAGAGGTAGGTATTTTAAATTTTTCAGAGAACTTCGTCTCAATAATTTCCTCTCAAGTACCTGGTCCGGACTGAGCAGATCGCGCAGCACATTCCGGGTTATCCTGAGTTCTTTGTGTCCTGTGCACAGCTCAAGATTACCGGAGGAGGTACAGGGAGTCCATCAAAAGTTTCGATTCCAGGCCATCTCTCTAGAAAAAATGGTCTGTTCCTGTCTCCTTTGCCCAGTAAACTTAATTCGTTGAACTGGATATATGAATTCAGACCCCGACCTGTTTGTTGATATCTATTGGCCAGTACCCAAGAAATACAAGGCAAGGAAGAATTTTTACAAATTGGCATTTGATGGACTAACCGCGCATTTGTTAGGTTCCGGGTCCGCCCGTGTACCCAGGATTTTCGAAGTGATACCACCTCTAAGTTGTCAAGTGTAAGTATACGACCCAACTCTAGTAGTAGACACTAGGCTGTAGATGCCAATAGAAACGCTGACGCCCGGCCTTCCTTTATATGCACCACTGACCAGGCGAAGTTCAGAGCCTGTACGGGGATGGAAGCACGTGCTACTAGCTCTGATGAGGCTGCCTCGCGGCTAACGCATGTTTTCCATGATGCAAGATTTACCCTGAGAGACATGATAAGAGCACATTAGATTTAGCTGAAACGCTTAGATTGTGGGATAGCTTGAACACGAAAAAACGAGTGAACTTGAGGTTTGCATGAGGTAGACACTCACCTAGGTGGCTGACTGCTTTTTTTTGTACTTTAACGAGCTCGTGTAAGACAATCACACACTTCCGATTACTTGCATCGCCCAACCACCTACCACCAACACGACAGATTTCGTGTGCGGGTTCCACATAGCGATATCTCCCCCTTCTTTATTACGTTTTAATCTTGCTGCTTGCCATGAATACGACGCAGCTGGAACTACCCGCAGGCAGGGTTGGCTTCGTTCAATTCGCACAGTCTGTCTTAGACTCTGACGTCGGACGGTCGCGTTCCCACTCAGCTGGACTGTTATATCTCCTTCCGACTTGTTTAATGTTGATTGTAGTCGACGCTATTGCGAAACATTCAAATCGCCAAGCGGAAATAGCCAGTAAACATCAATCCGCCAAGGATAAGGAAGAAATCCAAAGGCTGACAACCCGGTTCCACGAATCTTTGCTCAAAATCGAGGAGCTCGACAGGACTTTTCAGTCTGAGCAGGTCTACTCTCAGCATCTTTCCCGCTCCCTCCAGAAGCGGAAGAATTTTGCCCGTCATCGCGTACGCATGCAGGTGTACGCGGCTCAGCATGACACAGAATCAGACTCGCCGCCCCGCTACACCGCCGAAACGAGACCACCCACTGAAGCTCCCGCGCGCGCAGTCAGTGCTCCCTTTACCGACTTCTGCGAAAAATTGCTGTACCAGAATAAGATATGGAAGCAGCAGCGGGAAATCAAGAATCTTCAGATCGCTCTTTGCGAGATCAAGGCATCCAACGCTGATAACGCCTTCAAGGCGTTTTGCGATAGGCTACTCCTGTCAAATAAAATCTGGAAGCAGCAGAAGGAGATTAATAGCCTGATGGCGGAGGCGGAATCGCTGAAGAAATCGCGGGCAGCAGCCGTTGCCCATGCAGCACAACAAATGGCGGACGAAGTGACGAAGGAGAGGTTGACGGAGGAGTACGTGAAGGATCTTATCGCGGAAGTAGGAGAGTGCAAACAGGCTATTTGCACGCTTCGTGTTGAACACGAAGAAGAGATGAGGGAGCTGGCCAACCTCTATCGCAAGGATTATCTCAGAATGGCTAAAGAAATCGAACGGTTGAAGTTGAGCCTGGAATCCCGTATAGTGGAACAGGAGCTTTCAAATCGTGTGGAGGACGAACTCGTTGAACGCCTCGCTCACCTGGAAGAACACGACATTACACTCGTCGGAGAATCAGGTCTTGAATCCCCAAACTCCTATGCCGATTACTACACGGACGACACACTTTCCGAGTCCGAGCTGGAGAACATGTCGAACATGTCGACGTCTACCTGCGTTGGTTCAGGAGGCGAACGTTCACGAAAATCTTCGTTCGAGCAAGGACCAGAAGCTAAGCCTGCACCCCAGACCCCAGTGAGGGTAAGGTTGTCATCTCTCAACCTGAAGTTGGTCTTGCGCGAACCTCCTTCGTCGTCGACAAGCACGCCGTTGTCGAAATCGCCTACCCCAAGGATGGATGAGAGCTCCTATGTTGGATTTTCATTCAACCCATTGTTTTTCGGAGGCGATGCGCAAAGTGATTCGCGAAAACACGTAGGCCCTATTTCAAAGGCGGATTTCGTTGCACAACAAACAAAGCGTGCTCAATGGAGGATGTGAGGCCATCACTGCATCAACCTCGACCACCCTGTACCACAACCACAGCAATCTTTGGCCTTGCGCCAACAGCAACCTCATTTTTGGGCCTTCTACAAACTATATGCCATTTATCTATGATGACGGTTTACCCTATTTTTTCTATGACCTAGgaacacacatacctgtacaATATCATAGTTTTGTAATTTATCCATGTATCAAGAGCGCATCCTCCTATGTCAGAGATGCTTCCTTCTGGGATGCCGGTAGGTCAGATAAAATTCGAGGACACGCGCCCAATGAGGTTGAACACAAGTTGAAGCGTTGAACGAACGTTTACTTTGAACATCGATCGTAAGGTTGGAAAGAAACTGTAACGTTCACCACGTGATTATACAATGTGCGTCGCGCCGTAATTTAAAGTCGCGTCGATTTGAAAATAGACCAACGATTAAGAGGCATATCGAAATCAGTGTGTCGAAATTGTCAGGGACTGTGAATTTGGTAGGTTATGCTCTTAAGATGTAGTCGAGCTCCCAAAGACTGTTGTCGGCGTTTCCACATAAATGCTCTGGACAGCGCAACACGTGCCAAGGGGGCGCGAACTGCCGCAGGGACA
This portion of the Psilocybe cubensis strain MGC-MH-2018 chromosome 12, whole genome shotgun sequence genome encodes:
- a CDS encoding putative endo-beta-1,4-glucanase D; its protein translation is MQSDIFDTILWDSQSSTAAIRKPAENAPVKNYTASEITCNINTSKATQTIAIAAGSMITMALGENKTIYHPGPMSIYLGKAPGKVVDWDGTGKRWFKIAEWGPTLNPFGFNNILGKSKFTVKIPKEVPSGEYLVRTEQIAQHIPGYPEFFVSCAQLKITGGGTGSPSKVSIPGHLSRKNDPDLFVDIYWPVPKKYKARKNFYKLAFDGLTAHLLGSGSARVPRIFEVIPPLSCQV
- a CDS encoding Dye-decolorizing peroxidase, which encodes MTTTPPPALDLNNIQGDVLSGLPKKTQYYIFFAILDVAKFKADLKKFIPLIKTVAQVLKDRDAIADHKKKKLPGLVPMDGVNISFSHTGFVKLGVDDSTLAQGGPTDPFSLGQKKDAVTNLGDPNKLDGNPDWDDDFLRDLHGLILISGESHTSIDKKKHEIDVLFRVGTSTASIEEITTIRGDVRPGDEDGHEHFGFQDGISNPVVDGFDTVINPGPKVVQPGVILTGHPGDPASNPRADWATDGSFLAFRYLFQSVPEFNQFLKKNPVKKDGNGNALTPEQGSELLGARMVGRWKSGAPIDLAPFKDDPALGADPTRNNNFFFQGEINSQLRCPFAAHVRKTNPRNDLEVPPAPRPPIPIEGRRIMRRGIQFGPEVSQDEQKLSKTLHGRGLLFVCYQSSLTNGFQFLQQSWANAPKFPPFETQPEDPGLDPLIGQGARAMSGLDPLAEQTVLPMPTFITARGGEYFFSPSIKGLKNTIAV